In a genomic window of Oncorhynchus masou masou isolate Uvic2021 chromosome 4, UVic_Omas_1.1, whole genome shotgun sequence:
- the LOC135520659 gene encoding uncharacterized protein LOC135520659, with protein sequence MEMLLHWCLLSIGFSLSTSTTATEAILWVKTGEKFTMKCSTTLKDQEGMYLYVGLNRDREVLYYHRRDSTLSTRKGYWDRVKTEGPVDQLTITVSNLIIEDTGVYWCVYTNVNKSTFKNVITQGKGSTLVVVNDDVLQLPCPTATAVTLTPFHPANEKPCPSGVVNIIIISILAILLCVIFLIWVAPLVKRCCKQGGSIPQVIPESLYEDMARNHTCPPDTQAFKGGSRTTE encoded by the exons ATGGAGATGTTACTGCACTGGTGTCTGCTGTCGATCGGTTTCTCTCTCAGCACATCGACCACAGCAACAg AAGCCATTCTCTGGGTGAAGACAGGGGAGAAGTTTACCATGAAGTGCTCCACCACTCTAAAAGACCAGGAAGGAATGTACCTGTATGTTGGGCTGAACAGGGACAGGGAGGTGCTGTATTACCACAGGCGTGACTCCACGCTGTCCACCAGGAAAGGCTACTGGGACAGAGTGAAGACTGAGGGACCTGTGGACCAACTGACCATCACCGTCAGTAACCTGATCATAGAGGACACAGGAGTCTACTGGTGTGTTTACACAAATGTCAACAAATCCACGTTCAAAAATGTTATCACCCAAGGCAAAGGGTCCACTCTGGTGGTGGTGAATG ACGATGTCCTACAGCTGCCATGTCCTACAGCTACTGCAGTAACGCTGACCCCCTTTCACCCAGCCAATGAGAAGCCGTGCCCATCTGGCGTGGTAAACATCATCATCATTAGCATCTTGGCCATCCTGCTGTGTGTCATCTTCCTCATCTGGGTTGCTCCACTG GTGAAGAGGTGCTGTAAACAGGGAGGATCCATACCCCAGGTCATTCCTGAGAGTCTCTATGAAGACATGGCCAGGAATCACACTTGTCCACCTGACACACAGGCTTTCAAAGGAGGAAGTAGGACCACTGAGTAG